The following coding sequences lie in one Prosthecobacter vanneervenii genomic window:
- a CDS encoding glycosyltransferase family 4 protein, which produces MKIAATGYVSEQAGSVASANALLLRALLDAGHEVDFFSKPSFVDPRPCVGEHEGFRFVSTDNVGPDRFRARVQHLPIIGFLACRVDSGTYSRLLLQNISREHKQRRYDLCLWLGDYAPGRVKNLPMISFAQGPPGTDARSIISRFSEILRLAGLKRALPWYVLALVRLSPAGLPPLRHSDHIIVGSRQSQKMLHEHYGVSPERTSALPYPIDLNMFRQPAEATQPGTDLRVVWLGRIIPRKRLDLFLQGLELAIRQGLRVKATIVGGIGFVPGYEKMIESFPFPDRLRWIKSLPRTEVPALLHQHDVLAQPSDEENFGSSVAEAQACGLRSIVGHTNGNSAYLCERDIHLEDDRPESFSKALIQMAAKTDQDTSASRAVAELHFDISRVAASLTQILRHVVDQTSPRDMVTAGTGTNQLAHL; this is translated from the coding sequence ATGAAAATCGCCGCCACAGGTTATGTCTCCGAACAAGCAGGCAGCGTTGCCTCCGCTAATGCGCTGCTGCTGCGTGCGCTGCTGGATGCAGGGCATGAAGTGGACTTCTTTTCCAAACCCTCTTTCGTGGACCCACGCCCCTGCGTGGGGGAGCATGAGGGCTTCCGTTTCGTCTCCACAGACAATGTGGGCCCCGACCGCTTCCGCGCACGAGTGCAGCACCTTCCCATCATCGGCTTCCTGGCCTGTCGTGTGGACAGCGGCACCTACTCGCGCCTTCTGCTGCAAAACATCAGCCGTGAGCACAAGCAGCGCCGCTATGATCTCTGCCTGTGGCTGGGAGACTACGCACCAGGACGAGTCAAAAATCTGCCAATGATCAGCTTTGCACAGGGACCACCCGGTACGGATGCACGCTCCATCATCTCACGATTCTCAGAGATTCTCAGGCTCGCCGGGCTCAAGCGTGCTCTTCCCTGGTATGTGCTGGCACTGGTGCGCCTCTCCCCCGCAGGCCTTCCACCGCTCCGCCACTCAGACCACATCATCGTGGGCAGCAGGCAGTCTCAAAAAATGCTCCATGAGCATTATGGCGTGAGCCCAGAACGAACATCCGCGCTGCCTTACCCGATCGATCTCAACATGTTCCGTCAGCCCGCTGAAGCCACGCAGCCCGGCACCGACCTGCGTGTGGTCTGGCTGGGCCGCATCATACCTCGCAAGCGGCTGGACCTTTTTCTCCAGGGACTGGAACTGGCCATCCGTCAGGGCCTGCGCGTCAAGGCCACCATTGTAGGTGGCATCGGCTTTGTGCCGGGCTACGAAAAAATGATCGAGTCCTTCCCCTTTCCTGACCGGCTGCGCTGGATCAAATCCCTGCCACGCACCGAAGTCCCAGCACTTCTCCATCAGCATGATGTGCTCGCACAGCCCAGCGATGAGGAAAACTTCGGCTCCTCCGTGGCCGAGGCTCAGGCCTGCGGGCTGCGCAGCATCGTGGGCCACACCAACGGAAATTCAGCCTACCTGTGCGAACGAGACATCCATCTGGAAGATGATCGGCCGGAGAGCTTTTCCAAAGCCCTGATCCAGATGGCTGCGAAGACAGATCAGGACACTTCAGCATCACGCGCCGTGGCTGAACTGCATTTTGATATCAGCCGAGTAGCCGCCAGTCTCACACAGATCCTGCGTCACGTGGTGGACCAAACATCCCCCCGTGACATGGTCACGGCAGGAACAGGCACGAACCAGCTCGCCCATCTTTAA
- a CDS encoding glycosyltransferase yields the protein MKTLIVMPSASCHGGAEAALLHLIQQRTAAGLELKLVFLESGEMVALARDFGLEAEVIHAGRLRSVRAVFSTVRAIREVIQAWKPSIVLGWMTKAHIYSGLAARGTAAAPMYFQMGLPDGGVVDCLARLVPAAGALGCSEFVAREQGAKVRHPVKGVALAADVSHASASASPAELKKKLGFAPDKPLVGIVGRLQHWKGMHVYLRAMAQVVKTMPAVQGVIVGGVHDQEPGYLESLEKLRAELGLTKVVSMVGRQTNVPEWMSAMDVVVHASQREPFGIVVVEAMALGKAVIATSPGGPEEIITDGEDGLLVPWNEPDALASAILRMLQDPAAAAQMASRARLRSEDFSTASYALRTASALRSLLPAVPAAA from the coding sequence ATGAAAACGCTCATAGTGATGCCTTCGGCCTCGTGCCATGGCGGCGCTGAGGCCGCCCTCCTGCACCTTATTCAGCAACGCACTGCTGCAGGACTGGAACTGAAACTGGTGTTTCTCGAATCTGGCGAAATGGTCGCGCTTGCCCGCGATTTTGGCCTCGAGGCGGAGGTGATACACGCAGGACGGCTGCGCTCAGTGCGCGCGGTCTTCAGCACCGTGCGTGCGATCCGCGAAGTCATCCAGGCCTGGAAACCCAGCATCGTGCTCGGCTGGATGACGAAAGCGCACATCTACAGCGGTCTGGCCGCCCGTGGCACCGCTGCAGCCCCGATGTATTTTCAGATGGGCCTGCCAGATGGTGGCGTGGTGGACTGCCTGGCACGTCTGGTCCCCGCAGCAGGTGCGCTTGGCTGCTCAGAATTTGTTGCCAGAGAGCAAGGGGCCAAGGTGCGCCACCCGGTCAAAGGAGTTGCCCTTGCTGCGGATGTTTCACATGCCAGCGCATCCGCATCTCCGGCGGAGCTTAAAAAGAAGCTTGGCTTTGCGCCTGACAAGCCTCTGGTCGGCATTGTTGGCCGCCTTCAGCATTGGAAGGGCATGCATGTGTACCTGCGCGCCATGGCGCAGGTGGTCAAAACCATGCCAGCGGTGCAGGGTGTCATTGTCGGTGGCGTCCACGATCAGGAGCCAGGCTATCTTGAGTCTCTGGAAAAACTCCGTGCTGAGCTTGGCCTGACCAAGGTGGTGAGCATGGTGGGCAGGCAGACCAACGTGCCGGAGTGGATGAGCGCCATGGATGTGGTGGTGCATGCATCGCAACGTGAACCCTTCGGCATCGTGGTGGTGGAAGCCATGGCCCTGGGAAAAGCCGTCATCGCCACCAGCCCGGGTGGCCCGGAAGAAATCATCACGGATGGCGAAGATGGCCTGCTGGTGCCTTGGAATGAGCCTGACGCCCTCGCCTCCGCCATCCTCCGCATGCTGCAGGATCCTGCAGCCGCAGCACAGATGGCGTCCAGAGCACGCCTGCGCTCTGAGGACTTCAGCACCGCATCTTACGCCCTCCGCACGGCATCGGCCCTCCGGTCCCTTCTGCCAGCAGTGCCTGCGGCTGCATAG
- a CDS encoding glycosyltransferase family 4 protein encodes MNVMKVAIASRVHPASVGGLAAYQRELAAGLQTFQNVNTCFLSVQHSGSSDSEKTRQLKWPVSDLMSQSAWDRQFRLVSRLASRTKLLGIADSLSNMMNNQGSWSPASCEADVLHFVGTGWDIIGYPLWRQARKAGVPFTVWPAVHPKNWGDAAFDVRLYQKADAVFCQSDYERSHLASLGVPANKLFRCGLPPMCQTAGNAHTLRSRLEIGNRPTVLFLGRRDVGKGYPALLDAWPLVLQKCPDAVLLIAGPGDADHARLSNIPATSYRDLGCPSEQEKADAYAACDMFCMPSSHESFGIVYVEAWSYGKAVICGTAPASRELVEDGVTGLWSDQQPKQLAHCLLRLLTAPDLCRSIGQAGLRHQQSHYTAQNMVSMHLSSWSALSN; translated from the coding sequence ATGAACGTTATGAAAGTGGCGATCGCATCCCGTGTTCATCCGGCTTCGGTCGGCGGCCTCGCAGCCTATCAGCGTGAACTCGCAGCAGGCCTTCAGACCTTTCAGAACGTCAACACTTGCTTTCTCAGTGTACAGCACTCCGGCTCCTCCGATTCTGAGAAAACGAGGCAGCTGAAATGGCCGGTTTCGGACCTGATGTCGCAGTCGGCTTGGGACAGGCAGTTTCGGCTGGTAAGCAGGCTCGCTTCGCGAACAAAGCTGCTGGGCATCGCAGATTCACTGAGCAATATGATGAACAACCAGGGCTCCTGGTCTCCGGCATCTTGTGAAGCCGATGTCCTGCACTTTGTGGGCACTGGCTGGGACATCATCGGCTACCCTCTCTGGCGCCAGGCACGTAAGGCAGGCGTGCCTTTCACTGTCTGGCCCGCTGTTCATCCAAAAAATTGGGGCGATGCCGCCTTCGATGTGCGGCTCTATCAAAAAGCTGATGCCGTTTTCTGCCAGTCAGACTACGAGAGGTCACATCTGGCATCCTTGGGTGTTCCCGCAAACAAGCTCTTCCGCTGCGGCCTCCCACCAATGTGCCAGACAGCCGGCAACGCCCACACCCTGCGCTCCCGGCTTGAAATCGGCAACCGTCCCACGGTGCTGTTCCTTGGCCGAAGGGATGTCGGCAAGGGCTATCCAGCCCTTCTTGATGCCTGGCCGCTCGTTTTGCAGAAATGTCCGGATGCCGTGCTCCTGATCGCCGGGCCTGGAGATGCAGACCATGCAAGGCTTTCGAACATTCCGGCCACAAGTTATCGTGACCTAGGCTGTCCTTCCGAGCAGGAGAAAGCGGACGCTTACGCTGCATGCGACATGTTTTGCATGCCCTCCTCCCACGAATCCTTCGGCATCGTTTACGTCGAAGCCTGGTCCTATGGCAAGGCCGTCATCTGCGGCACCGCTCCAGCCAGTCGCGAACTGGTGGAAGACGGTGTCACAGGTTTGTGGTCTGACCAGCAGCCGAAGCAGCTGGCCCACTGCCTCCTGCGGCTGCTGACAGCCCCTGACCTATGCAGGAGCATCGGCCAGGCAGGGCTGCGTCATCAACAGTCTCATTACACCGCGCAGAACATGGTTTCCATGCATCTGTCCTCATGGAGCGCCCTTTCAAACTAA
- a CDS encoding polysaccharide pyruvyl transferase family protein, translating to MERPFKLSLGLSSALTCIPPFFDLMSLLTRASHYSRWCAHHLAAPRVAIIGEYHGANLGDHLLGTAVSGYFREQNLQSVRLTLHSLARWRRFPDADVVVGGGNVLNDHSLRLLHTYFKGHRKSAYCMGVDFSDPEVLNRHRDVLDQFALVTFRSEAQRALAAEVLGPSWHDRLGCHPDLAWLHQTRVRQSFPGWQPRRRIALNILPLYLRENGSSFCCAYDEGHHFHNQARRETTAYLQIVEKTVRHYLSKGYEVVHLPFAVEDAAFASQWLRPMGVRCMKYTLGLKSVLGTLSSCEAFIATRFHALVLGLMTGMPIRPIPYARKNSDLLAELGQQTWASQTPRSFCEDASPLTELLCEADAVRMPQAVSADFDAAIKQWMVKVAP from the coding sequence ATGGAGCGCCCTTTCAAACTAAGCCTCGGCCTGTCGTCTGCGCTCACCTGTATTCCTCCATTTTTTGACCTGATGTCCTTACTCACAAGAGCATCTCATTATTCCCGCTGGTGTGCACACCACCTGGCGGCCCCCAGAGTTGCGATTATCGGTGAATACCACGGTGCCAATCTCGGCGATCACCTTCTGGGCACAGCCGTGTCTGGTTACTTCAGAGAACAAAATCTCCAATCCGTGCGGCTGACGCTGCACAGCCTCGCACGCTGGCGTCGCTTTCCAGACGCCGATGTCGTTGTGGGAGGGGGTAATGTGCTCAATGACCACTCACTGCGGCTTCTGCACACCTACTTCAAGGGTCACCGAAAATCAGCCTACTGCATGGGCGTCGATTTCAGTGATCCCGAAGTTTTGAATCGCCACCGGGATGTGCTGGACCAGTTTGCACTGGTGACCTTCCGCAGCGAAGCGCAGCGCGCCCTTGCGGCAGAAGTGCTGGGGCCCTCCTGGCATGACCGCCTTGGCTGCCACCCTGACCTGGCATGGCTGCACCAGACACGCGTACGGCAGTCTTTCCCGGGCTGGCAGCCTAGGCGCCGCATCGCTTTAAATATCCTGCCTCTCTACCTCAGAGAAAACGGGAGCAGCTTTTGCTGCGCCTACGACGAAGGCCATCACTTCCACAATCAGGCCCGCAGGGAAACCACCGCCTATCTGCAAATCGTCGAGAAAACAGTGCGCCATTATCTCAGCAAAGGATACGAGGTGGTGCACCTGCCTTTTGCTGTGGAAGATGCCGCTTTTGCCAGTCAGTGGCTGCGCCCCATGGGCGTGCGCTGCATGAAATACACCCTGGGCTTGAAGTCTGTCCTCGGGACACTCTCTTCCTGCGAAGCTTTCATTGCCACCCGTTTTCACGCTCTGGTGCTTGGTCTCATGACGGGGATGCCAATCCGGCCCATCCCATATGCCCGAAAAAACAGCGATCTGCTCGCAGAGCTGGGCCAGCAGACCTGGGCATCGCAGACTCCACGATCTTTTTGCGAAGATGCATCCCCCCTGACCGAGCTGCTGTGCGAAGCAGATGCCGTCCGCATGCCGCAGGCCGTAAGCGCTGATTTCGATGCTGCGATCAAACAATGGATGGTGAAGGTCGCGCCTTGA
- a CDS encoding glycosyltransferase family 2 protein, translating to MSIASIIIPTCNRPDDLARCLRALASQLEQQSCEVIVSDDSRDERTREMLKKDFPAVKIASGPRCGPGANRNAGARLASGEWLIFIDDDVIPEPGFLSAYLSAFAAAGNTSIFHGLTEAIPQKTSLLWEAPEVLALLPCFPSCNFAIRRELYNKTDGFDERYTPAFEDIEFASRLQGLGEACSFVAAAAVKHPLRPLPCSRKLALRWEPRVISALDLGASPAALPLLLTKHVALVIASRFRGARCSWANARAALVFAGEFAWFLAMLPGWLLRHAGAGRSPFWELQRSLGNTPFRYGL from the coding sequence ATGTCCATCGCATCTATCATCATCCCCACGTGCAACCGCCCCGATGATCTGGCGCGCTGCCTTCGTGCCCTGGCCTCGCAGCTGGAGCAGCAAAGCTGCGAGGTCATCGTCTCGGATGACAGTCGTGACGAACGCACTCGCGAGATGCTGAAAAAGGATTTTCCTGCAGTTAAAATTGCCTCGGGTCCTCGTTGCGGCCCAGGAGCCAACCGTAATGCAGGCGCACGTCTGGCTTCAGGCGAATGGCTGATATTCATTGATGATGATGTGATTCCCGAGCCTGGCTTCCTAAGCGCCTATCTCTCTGCATTTGCCGCAGCAGGAAACACCAGCATCTTCCACGGCCTGACAGAAGCCATCCCTCAAAAGACTTCTCTGCTTTGGGAGGCTCCTGAAGTCCTTGCGCTGCTGCCATGCTTTCCCTCCTGCAATTTCGCCATACGCCGGGAGCTCTACAATAAAACGGACGGGTTTGATGAACGCTACACCCCCGCTTTTGAAGACATCGAGTTCGCCTCGCGCCTCCAGGGCTTGGGCGAAGCCTGCAGCTTTGTGGCAGCCGCTGCGGTGAAGCATCCTCTGCGGCCACTGCCATGCTCCCGCAAACTGGCGTTGCGCTGGGAACCACGCGTCATCTCCGCACTCGACTTGGGAGCCAGTCCGGCAGCTCTGCCCCTGCTGCTGACCAAGCATGTGGCTCTGGTCATTGCCTCCCGCTTTCGCGGTGCACGGTGCAGTTGGGCCAATGCCCGAGCCGCACTCGTCTTTGCAGGTGAGTTTGCCTGGTTTTTAGCAATGCTTCCTGGATGGCTGCTGCGGCACGCAGGAGCCGGACGCAGCCCGTTTTGGGAGCTTCAAAGAAGCCTGGGCAACACGCCTTTTCGTTACGGACTGTGA
- a CDS encoding acyltransferase family protein: MNIVTPTEPLAFPPPVQEMTRSQPAGEASAVSAISIPDRLPSLDGWRALSILLVLGAHTVLASGFPQQHASLVNKISDGHLGVRFFFVISGFLITWLMLSEERKTSRVKLGKFYARRALRILPVYMAFLLVAGVLQYYTVCDHDLTTWIANLTFTRDFFPGGNKVSNHFWSLAVEEQFYLIWPFVFAAMAPASRAKIMPLLVAGTIVVAVICRVFWSHPLSSSPVWHSVFQEWSFLNNADSLAIGCMAAIWLAADTYGLRAWLTTRRLLVFSTGFFMLLEPQLVYWLADHPGLPSALRRAGWASSFCLGRTVQSAGFAILALQSILLPAWGLYRCLNWRPVAALGVLSYSIYIWQNLFCAKPSTYGLTDPWWMSFQFWLIPAFTTALISYHFLEKPFFNLRHRFR; this comes from the coding sequence ATGAACATCGTTACTCCTACAGAACCGCTGGCATTCCCTCCACCCGTTCAGGAGATGACGCGCAGCCAGCCAGCCGGAGAAGCCAGTGCCGTGAGTGCCATTTCCATCCCTGACCGTCTGCCTTCATTGGACGGCTGGCGCGCCCTCAGCATCCTCCTCGTCCTAGGAGCACACACGGTTCTTGCCAGCGGATTTCCACAGCAGCATGCCAGCTTGGTGAACAAGATTTCCGATGGCCATCTCGGAGTGCGTTTCTTCTTTGTCATCTCCGGCTTCTTGATCACATGGCTCATGCTCAGTGAGGAACGCAAGACGTCCAGGGTAAAGCTGGGCAAGTTTTACGCGCGGCGTGCACTGCGTATTCTTCCGGTTTACATGGCCTTCCTGCTCGTGGCTGGAGTCCTCCAGTACTACACCGTCTGCGATCACGATCTGACCACCTGGATCGCAAACCTGACTTTCACGCGCGACTTCTTTCCTGGCGGCAACAAGGTGAGCAATCACTTTTGGTCCCTGGCTGTGGAGGAGCAGTTTTATCTCATCTGGCCGTTTGTCTTCGCCGCCATGGCTCCGGCAAGCCGAGCCAAAATCATGCCTTTGCTGGTGGCTGGCACCATCGTGGTGGCAGTCATCTGCAGGGTCTTTTGGTCTCACCCACTGTCCAGTTCCCCTGTATGGCACAGTGTGTTTCAGGAATGGTCATTCCTCAACAATGCAGACTCGCTGGCCATCGGCTGCATGGCCGCCATCTGGCTCGCAGCAGACACCTACGGCCTGCGCGCCTGGCTCACGACCCGCAGGCTGCTGGTCTTTTCCACAGGTTTCTTCATGCTGCTGGAGCCCCAGCTGGTTTACTGGCTCGCTGACCATCCTGGTCTTCCATCCGCATTGCGGCGCGCAGGATGGGCTTCTTCATTTTGCCTGGGTCGCACAGTCCAGTCGGCCGGCTTTGCCATCCTTGCCCTCCAGAGCATCCTGCTGCCAGCCTGGGGCCTCTACCGCTGCCTCAACTGGCGGCCTGTAGCCGCGCTCGGTGTGCTTTCCTACTCCATCTACATCTGGCAAAACCTCTTCTGTGCCAAGCCCTCCACCTATGGGCTCACGGATCCCTGGTGGATGAGCTTTCAATTCTGGCTCATTCCGGCTTTTACCACGGCCCTTATTTCCTACCACTTTTTGGAGAAGCCTTTCTTCAATCTCCGGCATCGCTTCCGCTGA
- a CDS encoding acyltransferase produces MTVAELIQRAWRRWDILPGPMQFLRVLLLRLRGAQVGAGTWLPRVLVPWPHQLSLGQRCIIEPDVYFKYDGFWTPGPSIQIGNRVFIGRNTEFNITGGITIGDDCLIASGCTFVDGDHGMAPDRPMNEQPLNRAAIVLEENVWLGAQCVVLKGVRLGRGAVIGAGSVVTKSVPAGEVWAGTPARRLKQAA; encoded by the coding sequence ATGACTGTGGCTGAACTCATCCAGCGTGCCTGGAGACGCTGGGATATCCTGCCCGGCCCCATGCAATTTCTACGCGTGCTCCTGCTCCGCCTTCGCGGTGCGCAGGTCGGCGCAGGCACCTGGCTGCCCCGTGTGCTTGTGCCCTGGCCTCATCAGCTTTCCCTCGGACAGCGGTGCATCATCGAGCCTGATGTGTACTTCAAGTATGACGGCTTCTGGACACCAGGCCCCTCCATTCAGATCGGGAACCGCGTTTTCATAGGTCGTAACACTGAGTTCAACATTACAGGCGGCATCACCATCGGCGATGACTGCCTTATTGCCAGCGGCTGCACTTTTGTTGATGGAGACCACGGCATGGCTCCGGACCGCCCGATGAACGAGCAGCCCCTGAATCGCGCCGCCATTGTGCTGGAGGAGAACGTATGGCTGGGTGCCCAGTGCGTGGTGCTCAAAGGTGTCCGCCTGGGCCGCGGTGCCGTGATCGGCGCAGGCTCCGTTGTGACGAAGTCCGTGCCAGCCGGCGAAGTCTGGGCAGGGACTCCGGCACGAAGGCTGAAACAAGCCGCCTGA
- a CDS encoding glycosyltransferase family protein — protein sequence MNIALVSSAYPPDLDGIGDHTYWLAHSLATRSNVEVFTRRVGQFESDDKVKITPFFNPAEPSSFEQLHDAIGSWLSPAAAAQWLLLQYNPFGFGKRGWCPWVPQTLRRIRSQHPHLRVATMFHETMVPAWPWKFAVMHLWQSRLFRQVCRLSDLAFVSTTRWQPQVSRAHPRLPCHHLPVGSNIPLDETPHAVARQKLDLPEKSLVLGIFGSAHISRQLDWIAAAAQEVGKTGRQVIVAHVGPDAAKIVQAMPNLQVRSFGELPANQVGMHLRAMDVLLAPFSDGVSTRRGSVMAGLQHGVPVITTAKPWSDRILINADHEGLLALACEDGASFAAMTAKLLPGLVSAKDISRRASQFYHGQFAWDTIAEKLTGHLTACCHPNVKSNDENAHSDAFGLVPWRR from the coding sequence ATGAATATTGCCCTCGTCAGTTCAGCCTACCCTCCAGATCTTGATGGCATTGGTGATCACACCTATTGGCTGGCTCATAGCCTTGCAACCCGTTCCAATGTGGAAGTTTTCACTCGGCGCGTCGGACAATTTGAGTCCGACGACAAAGTCAAGATAACACCGTTTTTCAATCCCGCCGAGCCTTCTTCGTTTGAGCAGCTGCATGATGCCATTGGAAGCTGGCTGTCTCCTGCCGCTGCAGCGCAGTGGCTGCTGCTCCAGTACAACCCCTTTGGCTTTGGCAAGCGCGGCTGGTGCCCATGGGTGCCGCAAACGCTGCGCAGAATACGCAGCCAGCACCCGCACCTTCGGGTGGCCACGATGTTTCATGAGACGATGGTCCCGGCCTGGCCGTGGAAATTCGCGGTGATGCACCTCTGGCAGTCGCGCCTTTTCCGCCAGGTGTGCCGCCTCTCGGACCTGGCCTTTGTCTCCACCACACGCTGGCAGCCACAGGTCTCGCGCGCTCATCCGCGACTCCCCTGCCATCATCTTCCTGTCGGCTCCAATATTCCGCTGGATGAGACGCCGCACGCCGTGGCACGCCAGAAGCTGGACCTGCCGGAGAAATCACTCGTGCTTGGCATCTTCGGCTCAGCGCATATCAGCCGGCAGCTCGACTGGATCGCGGCCGCAGCTCAAGAGGTCGGCAAGACGGGTCGGCAGGTCATCGTGGCACATGTGGGTCCGGACGCCGCGAAAATCGTCCAGGCGATGCCCAACCTCCAGGTGCGCAGCTTTGGTGAGCTGCCTGCAAACCAAGTAGGCATGCACCTCCGTGCCATGGATGTGCTTCTCGCTCCATTCTCCGATGGCGTTTCGACCCGGCGAGGCTCGGTCATGGCTGGACTGCAGCACGGCGTCCCAGTGATAACCACCGCCAAACCCTGGAGTGATCGCATCCTGATCAATGCCGATCATGAAGGCCTTCTGGCACTGGCCTGCGAGGACGGGGCCAGCTTCGCGGCGATGACCGCCAAACTTCTGCCCGGCCTGGTGAGTGCCAAAGACATCAGCCGGCGTGCCTCCCAATTCTATCACGGCCAGTTCGCGTGGGACACCATCGCTGAAAAGCTCACTGGTCATCTCACCGCCTGCTGCCACCCCAATGTTAAATCCAACGATGAAAACGCTCATAGTGATGCCTTCGGCCTCGTGCCATGGCGGCGCTGA